A window of the Helianthus annuus cultivar XRQ/B chromosome 4, HanXRQr2.0-SUNRISE, whole genome shotgun sequence genome harbors these coding sequences:
- the LOC110934910 gene encoding hevamine-A, which yields MAYPLAFFSSMMFLLAVGANAGGIAIYWGQNGGEGTLAETCSTGNYDFVNLAFLATFGNGQTPMINLAGHCDPYINGCTNLTTDIKSCQAKGIKVMLTLGGAAGSYSLTSTADAKQVATYLWNNFLGGKSSTRPLGEAVLDGIDFDIEGGTTQHWDDLARYLSGYSSQGKKVYLTAAPQCPFPDAYIGTALKTGLFDYVWVQFYNNPPCQYSGGITNLEDAWKQWTSDIPAAKIFLGLPASPTAAGSGYIPVGDLTSKVLPAIKGSAKYGGVMLWDKYYDDQTGYSSSIKSHV from the coding sequence ATGGCATACCCCTTAGCCTTTTTCTCTTCAATGATGTTTTTACTAGCAGTGGGTGCAAATGCTGGCGGCATTGCTATCTACTGGGGTCAAAACGGGGGTGAGGGCACCTTGGCTGAGACATGCTCGACAGGGAACTATGATTTCGTCAACCTTGCGTTTCTAGCAACGTTTGGAAACGGTCAGACCCCAATGATTAATCTTGCAGGTCACTGTGATCCATACATCAATGGCTGCACCAATTTAACCACCGACATCAAATCATGTCAAGCTAAAGGAATCAAGGTGATGCTCACTCTTGGAGGAGCAGCAGGGAGCTACTCACTAACCTCTACTGCAGATGCCAAACAAGTAGCCACTTACCTCTGGAATAACTTCTTAGGTGGCAAATCCTCCACCCGTCCACTTGGTGAAGCTGTTTTGGATGGAATCGATTTTGACATCGAAGGAGGAACCACCCAACACTGGGATGACTTGGCAAGGTATCTTTCTGGTTACAGCAGTCAAGGAAAGAAGGTATACTTAACAGCGGCTCCCCAGTGTCCTTTCCCGGATGCGTATATTGGAACCGCCCTTAAAACAGGTCTATTCGACTATGTTTGGGTTCAGttctataacaaccctccttGTCAGTACTCTGGAGGCATCACGAATCTTGAAGATGCTTGGAAGCAGTGGACTAGTGATATACCAGCAGCCAAGATTTTCTTGGGGCTACCAGCATCGCCTACGGCTGCCGGAAGTGGATACATCCCTGTTGGTGACCTAACTTCTAAAGTGCTTCCAGCAATCAAAGGTTCTGCAAAATATGGAGGAGTTATGTTATGGGATAAGTATTATGATGATCAAACTGGATATAGCTCTTCCATTAAGAGCCATGTCTAG
- the LOC110936909 gene encoding hevamine-A gives MANQLALTSLWIMLLSVGINAGGIAIYWGQNGGEGTLAEMCSTGNYDFVNLAFLATFGNGQTPMINLAGHCDPYINGCTKLTTDIKSCQAKGVKVMLTLGGAIGSYYLTSAADAKQVATYLWNNFLGGKSSTRPLGKAVLDGIDFDIEGGTTQHWDDLARYLSGYSSRGKKVYLTAAPQCPFPDAYIGTALKTGLFDYVWVQFYNNPPCQYSGGITNLEDAWKQWTSDIPAAKIFLGLPASPTAAGSGYIPVGDLTSKVLPAIKGSSKYGVLEVIQSLL, from the exons ATGGCAAACCAATTAGCATTAACCTCTTTATGGATCATGTTACTATCAGTGGGCATCAACGCTGGTGGCATTGCTATCTACTGGGGTCAAAACGGGGGTGAGGGCACCTTGGCTGAGATGTGCTCGACAGGAAACTATGATTTTGTCAACCTTGCATTTCTTGCAACGTTTGGAAACGGCCAGACACCAATGATTAATCTGGCAGGTCACTGTGATCCATACATCAACGGCTGCACCAAGTTAACAACCGACATTAAATCATGTCAAGCAAAAGGAGTCAAGGTGATGCTCACTCTTGGAGGAGCAATCGGGAGCTACTACCTAACCTCTGCTGCAGATGCCAAACAAGTAGCCACTTACCTCTGGAATAACTTCTTAGGTGGCAAATCATCCACCCGTCCACTTGGCAAAGCTGTTTTAGATGGAATCGATTTTGACATCGAAGGAGGAACCACCCAACACTGGGATGACCTGGCAAGGTATCTTTCTGGATACAGCAGTCGAGGAAAGAAGGTATACCTGACAGCAGCTCCCCAGTGTCCTTTCCCGGATGCGTATATTGGAACCGCTCTTAAAACAGGTCTGTTTGACTATGTTTGGGTTCAGttctataacaaccctccttGTCAGTACTCTGGAGGTATCACTAACCTTGAAGATGCTTGGAAGCAGTGGACTAGTGATATACCAGCAGCCAAGATTTTCTTGGGGCTACCAGCTTCGCCTACGGCTGCCGGAAGCGGATACATCCCTGTTGGTGACCTTACTTCTAAAGTGCTTCCAGCAATCAAAGGTTCTTCAAAATATGGTGTATTGGAG GTAATTCAATCTCTGTTGTGA